Genomic DNA from Mus musculus strain C57BL/6J chromosome Y, GRCm38.p6 C57BL/6J:
gttttgttttgtttgtttttcttttttgttttttgtttgtatgttttgttttgtttttgttggttttttgttttagttgttaatgttgtagctgatttggagacattttttctttgtctatcactggctgccctggaactcactttgtagaccaggctggtctctaagtcagaaatctgcctgaccctgccttctgaaagctgggattaaatgtgtgtgccaccatagctggattatgagcttcttattttgatcaaattaagtttagaagcccaaacatgtttagcataaccttcttgacctgctcaaaaattccattagagaagagccttggtcctgcattctctcccaccctacacccattgcctttcagtaactcatatatatgacagtagcaacagcattgtgtctggtttaaacaggcaatatcttcaatccaaggcaatgggcaagtatatttgaacacagaatgatagccacaagacatctgcctgggtttggtgtggcataccacagcaaggctacagccatgtagaagaaaatacctttgaagaggcttagcatgtcatccctcatgaagaagaggaggaggaagtcttcttccaacaccctgaggaatattgtcggctgcagaatttctcacagttggaaggaaggtaatgagcctgtcacccaatggaaggccatagttctagatcaactgccaacaaacccttctctttacttggtgaagtatgatggaattgacagcatctacggattggagctctacagtgatgacaggattttaaaccttaaggttttgcctcccatagtagtatttcctcaggtgagggatgcccacctcgccagagccctggttggcagagcagtacaacacaaatttgaggggaaagatggctctgaggtcaactggaggggggtggtgctagcccaggtgccaatcatgaaggatttgttttacattacctacaagaaggatccagctctctatgcttatcagctactggatgactacaaggaaggtaacctccacatgattccagacactcctccggctgaggagagatcaggagatgacagtgatgtgttgattgGTAACTGGGTggagtacaccagaaaagatggttccaaaaagttcggaaaggttgtttaccaagttctagccaatccttccgtgtactttatcaagtttcatggtgacatccatatctatgtctatactatggtgccaaagattcttgaagttgaaaaatcataaagtacagaaacgtaaacatatagaactggaagaaaaaaaaaagtttttttttttcctgtgttggctacataagggtctttgataatcccagtatctttgccaataaaatgtgttttgttctaaaaatgtaaatgtgtgacatgacatgctgtgagtgaacaatttgctggacgagatggcctacagtggaaagaACTtccaatgaagatgaaagtttcatttcaggcggtgaacagtacatacacttaaaatcatacatgctaaaatgaacagcttctctggtctgcattcagaataaggaattggagatggaactttgaggagcagggatggcagaaaaagatggatgtttagtaagtaggggagaaggacaggacataggtagaacctctgatgtgaagactgaaggagaaacaaaaagttggggaaagtgggacatttaaaattaatgtggccttgttgcacaaggtgaaacccagaaaactgattgaaatagactcagaaatcagagaaatcaggttttctttgaataatgacacttaaagaaacctgtctcacattttaagatttattatctttacttatgtgggtggggatatggtatgtgcttttgagtacaggtgaacacagagacatgcattgtcaggtcccctggagctgacattaaaggtgattatttgccattggatatgaattcaagaaaccaaatccagttttcttgtggtgcaaaagtgcttgttaccattgattcatctctctaatcccataaagatatcttttttaagaaatccaaaattcacatgcataaaacagaccagattgaagataagaaagttctaattgatggtgaccattaaaagcaataaggtacacacaaagagtagaggacactgagagacaaatgaattctaagttggagttctcaaaaagttaagctggagacacaggaagaagagaaattttaaggaaatagtcaaacttgggccatatccacattggcttctttgttttcttaacaaatagccagcctgtcattacagatgggtgtgtttgtgtgtgagtgtgtgtgtgtgtgtgtgtgtgtgtgtgtttgtgtgtgtgtgtttgtgagtgtgtgtgtgtgtgtgtgtgtgtgtgtccatttttacacaggccatctagactagtgaatgtttatatttatgagactccctaaatcatcacagaaaccttgattttgtgtaatgagttccaaaagtaaagtaaaacagaaaatgaatatgctgtgagataattttgggttggaatggatcctgagttccttccgtgagcactctttccctgtgatgaatcctgtgatcttttgcaggtctccaatgagatccccagataaccataaaaagccccacagtggcctgttccacatagctctcctctaaacacatgaccccctacatacctatgtataacttcagcctgtctatagcctggaaattctattcttttacttatatgtgacctcattcttagaaaacactgaaggtgtaaccaatgcatatatgctgacctcttttctacgccagttgacatgggtttcaaatgttatgagtttccccactgtgtgggtcactttttgaggagcccgtgtacttcatggaggtctgcctgggttccatctatactctcagaggttttttttttttttttttttttttttgaggcaggaatgccatggactcagtcattacaattttcctctctagaataagtttgtatgcttcagcatttgataataatctctattgttgattaattttaatacctgggagagtttctgcagtaactgattctcttagggattagttgctgtgaaaagacaccatgtcaaaggccactcataagagccAACATTTCATTagtgcttttctacatttcattacacgttcagagatttcctccacgatcatcaaggcagaaaatatggcactgtctaggcagacatggtggtggagaggaagtttagaattatgcatcttcatccaaatgcttccaggaaaaactatgtattctgcatgcagggagggtctcttccacactggtagagctttaaagccccaaaatgatatgcttcctccagcaaggccagacctattcctacaaggccacacctcctcatagacaaaatatatttagaatgccacactggtttcatagcaattgacaagatctagcttcttcaaagaggaggagcctcagtggagaagatgcctccacaagatccagctgttaggaaatttcataattggtgggagagcacccactccattgtgggtgttgacatccttgtattagtagtcctgggttctttaagaaagcaatctaagcaagactagaggagcaagacaataagcatcaccacaccatagcctctgaataagctcctggctccaggatcctttgttgtttcagtttctgtcccaacttctttgataattaacaacaatgtggaagtataagctgaatacaacctttgctatggaatttgctctttggacatggtggatccttacaacaataaacatagtaagacattcataggaaaaatgtctaacagtgccaatgccactaatcttaaaaccacaaataataatgtgtagacattttatttttatttaaaggtaagatatactcgtgtacctacctgagatgtaattgttctagtttgcttctttctcactatgtagaatactacaatcaaaaataacttggaaatagaagtgttatagtctatcaccgaggaagacaaaacaggaagttgtatcagtaacagcaaaaaacagcttattggcttgccactgtcttagtcactcttttattgatgtgaacagataccatggataaggcaactattagaaaacaaaacatttaactagaggcttgcttacattttcagaagtttggtcattcaccaagggagggatcccatcactggagcaatagagaattattgatccttaagcaaagagagagattctgccattgctttggcttcttgaaaactcaaacccatccttgttgacacacccacttcctccaatgaaaccacaccttctcttattccttctaacctttaaactcactgccacttcccagtgactaagtattcatatatatgtgtctagagagaactttcttattcaaactaccaattttctatggcttgatcatcttttattattttagtacagtctaaaaggttcccaattaaaatgactactgttgagcttagccacagtggtgggccctcccacattaatcattacccaagaaaatatcctatagacttacctaataaccaagtgaatagagacagatcttcaattgctctctcttctcaggtatccgttgattgtcaagattgggaaaaaataaagtcccatcacaggaatattttactgtctccacaacctacccaacattactgaacagcatttcctcctctctgccccttcatagacccatttccatgcatggcataagtgaaggataacttctttcatcagcatggatactcaataataggtgaaatgatgtgaatatgtcctatagccacacaaccccccacattctactgtgtgttacacttactggggtacaacgcaatctgtccaatttcctgccaactcggctatgagaaaaaaaaatctcatcaatagatccaatgaattttacctgatttctttctcctggggcaactcagtgttatcccttcatgcatatattggtgtcttattcatctgtaataaaaccactactattaatagatacatcacaggagatatgacaaataccaactcccatgaacagctgcacagttggccaagccttttcagtgcttttttgaagtttcctttgtatactaaaaaatcaattgatttccttaagtgtataatttaatgattctaacacattttcacctccattccattttcccctcattttctgcttcttcatatgatattgcaatctattaaaatacagtagtgaaggcagagggaggatcagtgtgggaagctgcaaagttctttatttctaaaacaacagatacactgtctgaatattccagatacaactttttggtaactttgggtctactgttagcatgaaatttctagaaaaaaaaaaaaaccttaaagaattaagccatggttcctctggaccagagagttcagtatcactaatgagtcatattcatgtcaatcattttcatcactgttacaagatgcctaccaacaaggaaaacaggtccatggtcacaagagtatgaaaggggcatgaatgagcacaattgtccaatttattggcagccagtaaacatcaacacagga
This window encodes:
- the Gm21425 gene encoding Y-linked testis-specific protein 1-like — its product is MSSLMKKRRRKSSSNTLRNIVGCRISHSWKEGNEPVTQWKAIVLDQLPTNPSLYLVKYDGIDSIYGLELYSDDRILNLKVLPPIVVFPQVRDAHLARALVGRAVQHKFEGKDGSEVNWRGVVLAQVPIMKDLFYITYKKDPALYAYQLLDDYKEGNLHMIPDTPPAEERSGDDSDVLIGNWVEYTRKDGSKKFGKVVYQVLANPSVYFIKFHGDIHIYVYTMVPKILEVEKS